One Defluviitoga tunisiensis genomic window carries:
- a CDS encoding encapsulin-associated ferritin-like protein — protein MQDYHQPYEELNQQDRSYVYALNSLKEEIEAIDWYNQRAAVSKDKTIKEIMEHNRDEEIEHAVMLIEWLRRNMAGWDEQLRKYLFTQESLIEVEEANSEDNNSGKGDLGLRKLTD, from the coding sequence ATGCAAGATTATCATCAACCCTATGAAGAATTAAATCAACAGGATAGATCTTACGTTTATGCTCTTAATAGTCTTAAAGAAGAGATCGAGGCAATAGATTGGTATAATCAAAGAGCGGCTGTTTCAAAAGATAAGACTATTAAAGAAATAATGGAGCACAATAGAGATGAAGAAATTGAACACGCGGTAATGCTTATTGAATGGTTAAGAAGAAATATGGCAGGATGGGATGAACAATTGAGAAAATACCTATTTACTCAGGAATCTTTAATAGAAGTTGAAGAAGCAAATTCAGAAGATAATAACTCCGGAAAAGGTGATTTGGGATTAAGAAAATTAACAGACTAA
- a CDS encoding chemotaxis protein CheX, protein MSAVKNTFQIIAKKELKVDKPKLVQEIQKDYDVVTNIGFTGVLEGNIIYSFSEKEAINLVNEMMQGIMNINELDDMAISAIGEFGNMISGAIATHLEQYGYLIKVTPPSVMRGKIVKVNVRGTILLFPLYVSGNNEMDLYFVYKETR, encoded by the coding sequence TTGTCAGCTGTAAAAAATACTTTTCAAATAATAGCAAAAAAGGAATTAAAGGTTGATAAACCAAAATTGGTGCAAGAAATTCAAAAAGATTATGATGTTGTTACGAACATAGGTTTTACTGGTGTATTGGAAGGAAACATTATTTATTCATTTTCTGAGAAAGAAGCTATTAATTTAGTCAATGAGATGATGCAGGGAATAATGAATATTAATGAGTTGGATGATATGGCAATAAGCGCTATTGGTGAGTTTGGAAATATGATATCAGGTGCAATAGCTACGCATTTAGAGCAATATGGCTATTTAATAAAAGTTACACCTCCTTCAGTTATGAGAGGAAAAATTGTAAAAGTCAACGTTCGTGGAACAATATTATTATTTCCCCTTTATGTTTCAGGAAATAATGAAATGGATCTTTACTTTGTTTACAAAGAAACGAGATAA
- the cysS gene encoding cysteine--tRNA ligase, which yields MKIYDTLLGKVVDFIPLKEDEVKIYLCGPTVYNLIHIGNARPIITFDAYRRFLEYIGYKVTIVQNFTDIDDKIINQAYKEQVSFDKIAKRYIIEYWKDMVALKVRAFNFHPKTSNYIEEIICYIDNLIKKGFAYTAENGDVYFNVRKLTNYGELSHRNTKDLISGSRIEISEYKKDPLDFALWKSSKEGEPFWVSPWGKGRPGWHIECTVMATELLGDAFDIHAGGNDLIFPHHENERAQAIASEKQFAKYWMHNGMIQLSQNKMSKSLGNVWLVRDLLKQFDSDVLKVFIFSKHYRAPIDVNEELLRSQEISVKRVRQSLKESEEYFQGVVPYSKEGEYFKEQEHYLLEQLSNDFNTPSAMARLFDLSRELNKALKSKNDTMIIDNYYLIKNVYGSVFGIFESDAEIEMHEVDAENIIKILLEVRSSLRDNKLYELSDYIRDSLQEIGIELKDTPEGTKYIFKSGKSEA from the coding sequence ATAAAGATATATGACACTTTATTGGGAAAAGTTGTGGATTTTATTCCATTAAAAGAAGACGAAGTTAAGATTTATTTATGTGGTCCTACTGTGTATAACCTTATTCATATTGGCAATGCTAGGCCAATAATTACTTTTGACGCATATCGAAGGTTTTTGGAATATATTGGTTATAAAGTTACAATAGTACAAAATTTTACTGATATTGACGATAAAATAATAAACCAAGCTTATAAAGAGCAAGTATCCTTTGACAAAATAGCTAAAAGATATATAATCGAATATTGGAAAGACATGGTGGCTCTTAAGGTTAGGGCTTTCAATTTTCATCCTAAAACTTCAAATTATATAGAAGAAATAATATGCTATATAGACAATTTGATAAAAAAGGGTTTTGCTTATACTGCTGAAAATGGTGATGTATACTTTAATGTGCGGAAATTGACTAATTATGGGGAACTTTCACATAGAAATACGAAAGATTTGATCTCAGGAAGTAGGATCGAGATTTCAGAATATAAAAAAGATCCTTTAGATTTTGCCTTATGGAAATCATCCAAAGAGGGTGAACCATTTTGGGTTAGTCCATGGGGAAAAGGAAGGCCCGGTTGGCATATAGAATGTACAGTTATGGCTACCGAACTTTTAGGCGATGCCTTTGATATACATGCTGGGGGGAATGATTTGATATTTCCTCATCATGAAAATGAAAGAGCCCAAGCTATAGCTAGTGAGAAACAGTTTGCAAAATATTGGATGCATAATGGAATGATTCAGCTTTCTCAAAATAAAATGTCCAAATCTTTGGGAAATGTATGGTTAGTAAGAGATTTATTAAAACAATTTGATTCTGATGTATTAAAAGTTTTTATTTTTAGTAAACATTATAGAGCCCCTATAGATGTTAATGAAGAATTACTTAGATCTCAGGAAATTTCTGTGAAAAGAGTAAGACAATCTCTGAAGGAAAGTGAAGAGTATTTTCAAGGGGTTGTTCCTTATTCAAAAGAAGGGGAGTATTTTAAGGAACAAGAACATTATTTACTTGAACAATTATCAAATGATTTTAATACACCTTCAGCAATGGCTAGACTTTTTGATTTATCTAGAGAGTTAAACAAGGCTTTAAAATCAAAAAATGATACAATGATAATAGATAATTATTATTTAATTAAAAATGTCTATGGTAGTGTATTTGGTATTTTTGAGAGTGACGCTGAAATAGAGATGCATGAGGTAGATGCAGAAAATATAATAAAAATTTTACTTGAAGTTAGATCAAGTTTAAGAGACAATAAATTGTATGAGCTAAGTGATTATATCAGGGATAGTTTACAGGAAATAGGTATTGAATTGAAGGATACGCCTGAAGGAACAAAATATATCTTCAAATCAGGAAAATCGGAAGCTTAA
- the gltX gene encoding glutamate--tRNA ligase, with translation MISDVVRTRFAPSPTGFLHVGGARTALFNYLFSKRYNGEFILRIEDTDLERSTKESEDQLLRTLKWLDLKWDEGPIVGGPYGPYRQSERLDLYQTKAYELVNNDRAYEAYIYPEEMEEIKSQLLSVGKPPHYTYELISKYNTQERINEYKEKGLKPVVFLKMPQKDYQINDLIKGEVVFKKGAIGDFIILRSNGVPTYNFAVVVDDIAMKITHVIRGDDHLSNTLRQVAIYEAFSAEIPEFAHVSMILGPDGKKLSKRHGATSVEEFIKKGILPEALVNYLALLGWSHPEGKEIMDIEEIIFNFSLDRVSSSPAIFDEAKLKWMNGQYLHSKSIEEIYSLAEPFIIESNLLTKEQYEVNKTWIMKAIETIITSVETLSEIPDAISVFLKDITPNLGDQEFLDYFNKDGVREAITLFYEYTQETDKWDTEMITENLKKAIKEAKPQKKAFYMALRKILTDSFHGPDLVNTIYLIGRNRIIQRLERVVQV, from the coding sequence ATGATTTCTGATGTAGTAAGAACTAGATTTGCCCCTAGTCCAACTGGTTTTTTACATGTTGGAGGTGCTCGTACTGCTCTTTTTAATTATTTGTTTTCTAAGCGATACAACGGAGAATTTATTCTTAGGATTGAAGATACTGATTTAGAAAGGTCCACAAAAGAATCCGAGGATCAATTGCTTAGAACTTTAAAATGGCTTGATTTAAAGTGGGATGAAGGACCAATTGTTGGAGGACCTTATGGACCTTATCGACAAAGTGAGAGGTTAGATTTATATCAAACAAAGGCTTATGAGTTGGTTAATAATGATAGGGCATATGAGGCTTACATTTATCCTGAAGAGATGGAAGAAATAAAAAGTCAGTTATTGAGTGTTGGGAAACCACCACATTATACATATGAGTTAATTTCAAAATATAATACTCAAGAAAGAATCAATGAATATAAAGAAAAAGGTTTGAAACCAGTTGTATTTTTAAAGATGCCTCAAAAAGATTATCAAATAAATGATTTAATTAAAGGTGAGGTAGTTTTTAAAAAAGGGGCTATTGGTGATTTTATAATCTTAAGAAGTAATGGAGTACCTACATATAATTTTGCCGTTGTAGTAGATGATATAGCCATGAAGATAACTCACGTTATAAGGGGTGACGATCATCTTTCAAATACTTTAAGACAAGTTGCAATATATGAAGCTTTTTCAGCAGAGATACCAGAATTTGCACATGTATCTATGATTTTAGGACCTGACGGTAAAAAATTATCTAAAAGACATGGCGCTACATCTGTTGAGGAATTTATTAAAAAGGGAATTTTACCTGAGGCTTTGGTTAATTATTTGGCACTTTTAGGATGGTCGCATCCTGAAGGAAAAGAAATAATGGATATAGAAGAAATTATTTTTAATTTTAGCCTAGACAGGGTAAGTTCAAGTCCTGCAATTTTCGATGAAGCAAAATTAAAATGGATGAATGGTCAATATCTCCATAGTAAAAGTATAGAAGAGATTTATAGCCTTGCAGAACCTTTTATAATTGAATCCAACTTATTAACAAAGGAACAATATGAAGTAAATAAAACATGGATAATGAAGGCAATAGAGACTATTATTACCTCTGTTGAAACGCTAAGCGAAATACCTGATGCAATAAGCGTTTTCTTAAAAGATATAACACCAAATCTTGGTGATCAAGAATTTTTAGACTATTTTAATAAAGATGGGGTCAGAGAAGCTATAACGTTGTTTTATGAGTACACACAAGAAACTGATAAATGGGATACTGAAATGATAACGGAAAACTTAAAAAAAGCAATCAAAGAAGCTAAACCGCAAAAAAAGGCATTTTATATGGCTTTAAGAAAAATATTGACAGATTCTTTTCACGGTCCTGATTTAGTTAACACAATTTATTTAATAGGACGTAATAGAATTATACAAAGACTTGAAAGGGTGGTTCAAGTTTGA
- a CDS encoding NUDIX domain-containing protein, producing the protein MKLMEQEVSKELIFKGKILNLEKYNVRLPNGNISTREVVDNPGAVAVLPIDEEGYIYFVKQYRFPIREVLIEIPAGKFDSPNEDPLECGKRELEEETGLMAKEWIYLGYIYTTPGFSNEKIHLYAAKELHNVGSKPDDDEFVEVVKIYSDDVEQMIKTGGITDSKSICAFYRYKLLT; encoded by the coding sequence ATGAAGTTAATGGAGCAAGAGGTTTCTAAAGAATTAATATTTAAGGGCAAAATACTTAATTTAGAGAAATATAATGTAAGATTACCTAATGGGAATATTTCAACTAGAGAAGTTGTGGATAATCCTGGTGCAGTAGCTGTTTTACCTATTGATGAAGAGGGTTATATATATTTTGTTAAACAATATCGTTTTCCAATTAGAGAAGTCTTAATTGAGATCCCTGCAGGAAAGTTTGATTCTCCTAACGAAGACCCTTTAGAATGTGGAAAAAGGGAGTTGGAGGAAGAAACTGGTCTGATGGCAAAAGAATGGATATATTTGGGTTACATATATACAACGCCCGGTTTTTCTAATGAAAAAATCCACTTATATGCTGCCAAAGAATTACATAATGTTGGTTCTAAACCTGATGACGATGAGTTTGTAGAAGTTGTGAAAATCTACTCTGACGATGTTGAGCAAATGATTAAAACCGGAGGAATAACTGATTCCAAAAGTATTTGTGCTTTCTATAGATATAAGTTGTTAACCTAA
- the cdd gene encoding cytidine deaminase, with translation MKNQTIVNKLYEEALKARENAYAPYSKYKVGAALLTEDDEIITGCNVENASYGLTICAERNAIFSAVARGKTKFKSLLVVAEGEGLAKPCGACRQVMNEFGDFDVYLANTKGDIEKSTVSELLPKSFGPKDL, from the coding sequence ATGAAGAATCAAACGATAGTAAATAAGTTATATGAAGAGGCATTAAAAGCACGAGAGAACGCCTACGCTCCTTATTCTAAATATAAAGTTGGCGCTGCCTTATTAACTGAAGATGACGAAATAATCACTGGCTGTAATGTTGAAAATGCCTCATATGGATTGACTATTTGTGCTGAAAGGAATGCCATTTTTTCTGCTGTAGCACGAGGAAAAACCAAATTTAAAAGTTTATTAGTTGTTGCAGAAGGAGAAGGCTTAGCGAAACCTTGTGGTGCTTGTAGGCAAGTTATGAATGAATTTGGTGATTTTGACGTGTATTTAGCAAATACCAAAGGAGATATTGAGAAGTCAACAGTAAGTGAACTATTACCTAAATCTTTTGGACCAAAAGACTTATAG
- a CDS encoding hemolysin family protein: MDDPGSLWGSLIFLIVLLIMSGFFSASEISLTAIGRYKIRELIDNEKNDKKKKKYKDFIDNPNHYLTTILVMNNIVNILATSMATVFAVRLIPSSQGTTVGVVTAIMTLLILIFGEITPKVYAREISVKFFNFSFPIIYYLNTILSPIVWLLVSLSNIVIRTFGGETIKNAPPLITENEIISYLDISHEEGVIEKSEKYLMQRSLEMKDTPVKEIMTPRVDIVAIENTETVEELINIINEEGYSRIPVYKESLDNIVGIVYAKDIFQKIEELGDLEKVMKIRVSDIMRRPFFVPLTMNIRDVFKLFLTYHTHIAIVVDEYGGTAGLVTLEDIIEEMTGDIFDEYDDFSDEINIKKIEENSILVDGATPINDIERELDIDFPETEFETIGGFLLEHFKRFPKPGEKFTIDNYEFEIISVTVNRIDKVKITVHPEKNVEEGDEKKDEESNDSK, encoded by the coding sequence GTGGATGATCCTGGTAGTTTATGGGGCTCATTAATATTTCTTATTGTACTTTTAATTATGTCTGGTTTTTTTTCTGCATCAGAGATATCTTTAACGGCCATAGGAAGGTATAAGATAAGAGAATTAATAGATAATGAAAAGAACGATAAGAAGAAGAAAAAATACAAAGATTTTATAGATAATCCAAACCACTATTTAACAACGATATTAGTGATGAATAATATTGTAAATATATTAGCTACCTCTATGGCGACCGTTTTTGCTGTGAGGCTAATTCCTTCATCACAAGGTACAACAGTAGGGGTAGTTACAGCTATAATGACTCTGCTTATACTAATTTTTGGAGAGATTACACCAAAAGTATACGCAAGAGAGATTTCGGTAAAATTTTTTAACTTTAGTTTTCCTATTATTTATTACTTGAACACAATATTATCTCCTATTGTTTGGTTATTGGTAAGTTTATCTAATATTGTTATTAGAACTTTTGGGGGAGAAACAATAAAAAATGCACCACCTTTAATTACAGAGAATGAAATCATTTCATATTTAGATATAAGTCATGAAGAAGGAGTAATTGAGAAAAGTGAAAAGTACCTTATGCAAAGAAGTTTAGAGATGAAAGATACCCCTGTAAAAGAAATTATGACACCTCGAGTTGATATTGTAGCAATAGAAAATACTGAAACTGTTGAAGAACTCATTAACATTATAAACGAAGAAGGATATTCTAGGATTCCTGTATATAAAGAATCACTCGATAATATTGTTGGTATAGTTTATGCCAAAGATATATTTCAAAAGATTGAAGAATTGGGAGATTTAGAAAAAGTAATGAAAATAAGGGTTTCAGATATCATGCGGAGACCATTTTTTGTACCTTTGACTATGAATATTAGAGATGTATTTAAACTTTTTCTTACTTATCATACACATATAGCAATTGTAGTAGATGAGTATGGAGGCACAGCAGGTTTGGTCACCTTAGAAGATATAATTGAGGAAATGACAGGAGATATTTTTGATGAATATGATGACTTTTCTGATGAAATAAATATTAAGAAGATAGAAGAAAATTCTATACTAGTAGATGGAGCAACGCCAATAAATGACATAGAAAGAGAACTTGATATAGATTTTCCAGAAACTGAATTTGAAACTATTGGAGGTTTTCTATTAGAACACTTTAAACGGTTTCCTAAGCCTGGAGAAAAATTTACAATTGATAATTATGAATTTGAGATAATCTCTGTAACAGTAAATAGAATTGATAAAGTTAAAATAACAGTTCATCCAGAAAAAAATGTAGAAGAAGGGGATGAAAAAAAAGATGAAGAATCAAACGATAGTAAATAA
- a CDS encoding YitT family protein yields MEGDYSKFKNKFLLKDFLIITIGVIITAFGLVLFMIPYNIIAGGVSGLAIIFNHFFGWWVGLQMLIYNLILFYLSFKLLGTGLGVKSVYSAILLSLFTDLLQQGFNMDQLIPNLIEKSGSSSIEITLLSAFYGGLITGFGMGLVIWKGSTTGGTDIIAMILNKVFSISVGTGLMITDTIITASSIFINPLLPMYGVMAIFITARTIDGVLEGFESTRTILVISDHYEDIKNDIFNVLDRGVTYLKGVGSFSGQDKIVLMVVLSRNEIGTLKKIIDNRDKEAFMVVLPNAEAIGYGFKKIS; encoded by the coding sequence ATAGAAGGAGATTATTCAAAATTTAAGAATAAATTTTTACTAAAAGATTTTCTTATTATTACAATAGGAGTAATCATTACAGCATTTGGATTAGTGTTGTTTATGATTCCATATAATATTATTGCAGGCGGCGTAAGCGGCCTCGCAATTATTTTTAACCATTTTTTTGGTTGGTGGGTAGGATTACAAATGCTCATTTATAATTTAATCTTATTTTATTTAAGTTTTAAACTTTTAGGGACAGGATTAGGGGTGAAAAGTGTTTATTCAGCTATTTTGCTATCTCTGTTTACTGATCTTCTTCAACAAGGTTTTAATATGGATCAACTTATTCCTAACCTTATTGAAAAGTCAGGTAGTTCATCTATAGAAATTACTTTACTTTCAGCCTTTTATGGAGGATTAATAACAGGTTTTGGAATGGGTTTAGTCATCTGGAAGGGCTCTACAACAGGTGGAACAGATATAATCGCAATGATTTTGAATAAAGTGTTTTCAATTAGTGTTGGTACAGGTTTAATGATAACTGATACAATTATTACTGCATCTTCAATATTTATAAATCCATTACTCCCAATGTATGGAGTGATGGCTATTTTTATAACTGCTAGAACTATAGACGGCGTATTAGAGGGTTTTGAATCTACAAGAACAATTTTGGTAATAAGTGATCATTATGAAGATATTAAAAACGATATATTTAATGTTCTTGACAGAGGTGTTACTTATCTAAAAGGTGTTGGAAGTTTTTCTGGCCAAGATAAAATTGTTTTGATGGTTGTTTTATCGAGAAACGAAATTGGAACTTTAAAGAAGATTATTGACAATAGAGACAAAGAAGCTTTTATGGTTGTTTTGCCAAATGCAGAGGCAATTGGATATGGTTTTAAAAAAATTTCTTAA
- the dnaJ gene encoding molecular chaperone DnaJ, with protein sequence MPERKDYYKILGVDRNATPDEIKQAYRQKVKEWHPDRHIEDKDIAEEKFKEIQEAYEVLSDPEKRKLYDRFGFVPDESTTYANQRTGGGFEDVFRDFFGDAGSPFGDFFDMFFGSEPGRSGSSTKKRRRQERGEDIHVVMNLRLEEILYDVKKIVEYNRYVICESCKGTGAENGTNFETCPRCNGEGIIREEVRSFFGSYVRSYTCPTCDGVGEIINRKCSNCNGTGKIFKKENVEVNIPAGVLDGYTMKVRGKGNAVKNGGPYGDLIVQVRVLPHEKFIRRGSDLETEVTINYIKAVLGGKIKIPTLEGVIEEEIKEGTNPGTVIRIKNLGLPEFGGGRRGDLYVKINVEIKKPSRKEKKILQQLAEEMNVE encoded by the coding sequence ATGCCAGAAAGAAAGGATTACTATAAAATATTAGGTGTTGATAGAAATGCTACTCCGGATGAAATAAAACAAGCTTATAGACAAAAGGTTAAGGAGTGGCATCCAGATAGACATATTGAGGATAAAGATATAGCTGAAGAAAAATTTAAGGAGATTCAAGAAGCTTATGAAGTATTGAGTGATCCAGAAAAAAGAAAACTATATGATAGATTTGGGTTTGTCCCAGACGAAAGCACAACCTATGCAAACCAAAGGACTGGTGGAGGTTTTGAAGATGTGTTCAGAGATTTTTTTGGTGACGCAGGCAGTCCTTTTGGTGATTTTTTTGATATGTTTTTTGGTTCTGAACCTGGGAGATCTGGTTCTTCAACCAAAAAGAGACGTAGACAAGAAAGAGGAGAAGATATTCATGTTGTCATGAATTTGAGATTAGAAGAAATTTTGTATGATGTTAAAAAGATAGTAGAATACAATAGGTATGTTATTTGTGAAAGTTGTAAAGGAACTGGAGCAGAAAATGGAACAAATTTTGAGACATGTCCAAGATGTAATGGTGAAGGAATTATTAGAGAAGAGGTAAGAAGTTTCTTTGGTTCTTATGTTAGATCTTATACGTGTCCTACTTGTGACGGAGTAGGAGAGATAATAAATCGAAAATGTTCAAATTGTAATGGTACAGGAAAAATATTTAAAAAAGAAAATGTCGAAGTCAATATTCCGGCTGGTGTTTTAGATGGTTATACTATGAAAGTTAGAGGAAAAGGAAATGCTGTGAAAAATGGAGGCCCCTATGGTGATTTGATTGTTCAAGTCAGAGTTTTACCTCACGAAAAGTTTATTAGAAGAGGTTCTGATTTAGAAACAGAAGTGACAATTAATTACATTAAAGCAGTTTTAGGAGGAAAGATTAAGATTCCTACATTAGAAGGTGTTATTGAAGAAGAAATAAAAGAAGGAACAAACCCTGGAACTGTTATCAGAATAAAAAACTTAGGACTGCCCGAATTTGGAGGAGGACGAAGAGGGGATCTTTATGTTAAAATTAATGTGGAAATTAAAAAACCCTCAAGAAAGGAGAAAAAAATTTTACAACAGTTAGCTGAAGAAATGAATGTAGAATGA
- a CDS encoding nucleotide exchange factor GrpE, with product MEDKKEVIEKNCGKNNMNGESNSNVTKNVDSLDENVEALQREIQELKDRIEKIKDEREKYKDSLYRLSAKFEHYKEMVEKEKRNIQFNTKKNIVELFLIPFEKLKISMKYKDDPEFIKAIEMIYKDIINVFKNLNLEFIVPEKGDQFDPFEHEVVEKFETDEVNEYCIYDVQSIGYKLEGEVIKPARVVVAIKPKDIIEKGCKSQNSEEEEDKEGDQ from the coding sequence ATGGAAGATAAAAAAGAGGTTATAGAAAAGAATTGTGGCAAGAATAATATGAATGGTGAGTCTAATTCTAATGTGACAAAAAATGTGGACTCATTGGATGAAAATGTTGAAGCGTTACAAAGAGAAATTCAAGAATTAAAAGATAGAATAGAAAAGATAAAAGATGAGAGAGAAAAATACAAAGATTCTCTCTATAGATTATCGGCTAAGTTTGAACATTATAAGGAAATGGTGGAAAAGGAAAAAAGAAATATACAGTTTAATACAAAAAAGAATATCGTTGAATTATTCCTGATACCTTTCGAAAAATTAAAAATTTCCATGAAATATAAAGATGATCCAGAATTTATTAAAGCAATTGAAATGATATATAAAGATATAATAAATGTTTTTAAAAATTTAAACTTGGAATTTATAGTGCCAGAAAAAGGGGACCAGTTTGATCCCTTTGAACATGAAGTAGTAGAGAAGTTTGAAACCGATGAAGTAAATGAATATTGTATTTATGATGTGCAATCAATAGGATACAAATTAGAAGGAGAAGTAATTAAGCCTGCAAGGGTTGTTGTTGCTATTAAGCCAAAAGATATTATTGAAAAAGGATGTAAGTCACAGAATTCAGAGGAGGAAGAAGATAAAGAAGGTGATCAATAA
- a CDS encoding HrcA family transcriptional regulator — MNIRLQERQKEILKSIVEIYIKTNKPVSSEDVLNNSNIKASSATIRNDMQKLQKLGYIYQQHSSGGRIPLDPALKIYFEMIKEAYDVKVNHIELPKKYKFYDLNLLFQNLALLISQVLEGLVIFEYPNPKYVYITRVTVTPLTEENSVITILTNLGLAISRTVEIYGLPVSEELEKILNNALVGKSFEKIFSFLSTKQIEIEDLRITNFVEILEHLTDEFKRVRYISVGLEKIISKSQPDLDTIVTLAILVENDKIKEEFFTRLDFSPDIKVFFGKDINSKTLKNLAFFTTTYILNTNILGKVLFITEKYCNYEKIYLILKEYTSRLSEIISKNF; from the coding sequence ATGAACATACGGCTTCAAGAACGTCAAAAAGAAATACTGAAAAGTATTGTAGAAATATATATAAAAACCAATAAGCCTGTTAGTTCAGAGGATGTATTAAATAATTCAAATATAAAAGCTAGTAGTGCGACCATAAGAAACGATATGCAAAAGTTACAAAAATTAGGATACATTTATCAACAGCATTCAAGCGGTGGAAGAATTCCACTTGATCCAGCATTGAAAATCTATTTTGAGATGATTAAAGAGGCTTATGATGTAAAAGTAAATCACATCGAGTTACCAAAAAAATATAAATTTTATGATTTAAATCTTCTGTTTCAAAATTTAGCATTATTAATTTCTCAAGTTTTGGAAGGGTTAGTTATTTTTGAGTACCCTAATCCAAAATATGTATATATTACAAGAGTTACAGTAACCCCGCTTACAGAAGAAAACAGTGTGATTACTATATTGACTAATTTGGGATTAGCCATTTCAAGAACAGTAGAAATATATGGATTGCCTGTCTCTGAGGAACTTGAAAAGATACTTAACAATGCGTTAGTAGGAAAATCGTTTGAAAAAATATTTTCATTTTTATCGACTAAACAAATTGAAATAGAGGATCTTAGGATAACAAATTTTGTAGAAATATTAGAACATTTAACAGATGAATTTAAAAGGGTTCGATATATTTCTGTTGGTTTAGAGAAAATCATATCAAAATCTCAACCTGACTTAGACACTATTGTAACTTTGGCAATTTTGGTTGAAAATGATAAAATAAAAGAGGAATTTTTTACACGTTTGGATTTCAGTCCTGATATAAAAGTTTTTTTCGGTAAAGATATTAACTCAAAAACTTTAAAGAATTTAGCTTTTTTTACTACAACTTATATATTAAATACAAATATATTAGGTAAAGTTTTATTTATTACCGAAAAATATTGTAACTATGAGAAAATTTATTTAATATTAAAAGAATACACATCCCGACTATCTGAAATTATATCAAAAAATTTTTAA